A genome region from Bacteroidia bacterium includes the following:
- a CDS encoding fibronectin type III domain-containing protein produces the protein MKLFTLIIAFVISSSLVNAQGWMWVKHFNGTGQNMPTSVIQDASGNSYVFGNINGAVTQDGISLTTNGQDAFFAKYNADGQIQWIKQLGGTYTQTAGSIVFSNDKNYIYLSLLNNGTFSFEGTDIPTIGGFDIIIVQFDIAGNYQWAFNAAYGASNQTNGALAIDNSENIILAGGFLNDVTFLGGFSLTSPSASNQKFIAKFDSWGNLYWANKIDDDNTNTTIKSISTDANGYYFSGQFAGNFYLPTGTLTSNSTYREGFIYKTDMDGNGIWARKISAINNDLYINKHITDNSGNHYLAGYYNGVRLKIDSTSTDTSKITYLNTTSGTSDLIVLKYNADGNLQWTKAIGSIKNEKAINLDISNNKLIITGSYEGSVNFGIYNLTNSGGSDAFIAESDLDGAFSNAIKASGTSNDIGQTSVYSSTGRNFIAIGDFVSPILTIGTNQLTNSLTGIRDAYVAKFGCFDSLHLSSTLICVDSEGLPIANDGTATATPSNGSEPYTYLWSNNETTPTITGLAAGTYTVTVNGANSCTAISSVNVSLSTGLALTMNQNNITCSGGNDGYASISVSGGNAPYTYIWSNSETTSDIYNLLPGSYSVTVTDQCGITAVDNALISQPDPLNVTISFTNLSCYGHGDDGTATAIATFGNEPYTYLWSNDSTNASVTGLVAGTYFVSVTDKCGETVVKEVTITTPPALITDITNRVNVTCFGLCNGSATANVTSGTSPFSYTWSTTPAQTDVNAINLCVGNYSVSVTDAAGCTSVSNFSISEPAILSGTMGQTNASCYGSCNGSAWITPSGGTAPISYLWNDAQTNDTIYSLCAGKYKVTITDINNCVYNDSVDVIQPFTLAANISQTNVSCYGSCNGTATSAPTGGDANYNYLWSTIPANTTNSISSLCEGKYYLTVSDAYGCSVIDSVTITQPEVLTSITSFTPISCFGGNDGTASATPTGGTPSYSYLWSDNQTTATATNLIAGVFSVTVTDLNNCTTTNFVTITEPTVLSVLTSFTQISCFGGNDGTATATPAGGTPPYTYLWSDNQTTATATNLVAGVFSVTITDLNNCTATNSVTITEPSALTVLTSFTQISCFGRNDGTATATPAGGTPSYSYLWSDNQTTATAINLVAGNYSVTITDGCSNTTTSYITVTEPSIMLATPSQIEPSINSCDGTATISTTGGTSPYTYYWNTSPVQTTSTATNICGGICSVTITDNNSCTTTQEYAFKKAINLSVFGTPTANTATLIWDGSNATNYQLQFYIEGTTEYNIQTITSSPYTLNSLQPNTAYCCRIRTNIDGNYSNYSPIVHFTTASGSSILATNLAIQGTPTATTANLTWSGSGADSYQIQYYIDGTTNYLFQSSTNSPYTLTNLIPNTIYNCRIRTYSGGTYSNYSSAISFTTADGSYIATNLNVSGTPTANSATLIWDGSGADYYQIQYYIDGTTNYLSQNSTSSPLIINALQPNTTYNCRIRTYFGGTYTSYSSIVSFTTADGSSILATNLAVSGTPSANAATLIWNGSGADSYQIQYYINGTTNYLTQTATNSPTTLNSLQPNTSYNCRIRTFSGGVYSNYSSVVSFTTANGTSILATNLSVVGSPTTTTCTLSWDGSGATSYQIIYYKAGTTIYKFKSSTSSPATLTALEANTTYNCRIRTYSGGTYSNYSPILSFTTASTAKSYTELTESTMTLFDINTYPNPATDVINLDFNSEKEGLINLSIYNINGMLCETTIIENSVGQNHFLFKINNLSSGIYFMILSKNDFSYKTKLIVQ, from the coding sequence ATGAAACTCTTTACTCTTATTATCGCTTTTGTAATTTCCTCATCGCTTGTTAATGCACAGGGATGGATGTGGGTAAAACATTTTAATGGTACCGGGCAAAACATGCCAACTAGCGTAATACAAGATGCTTCAGGTAATAGTTATGTTTTTGGAAATATTAATGGAGCAGTAACTCAGGATGGCATTTCGTTAACAACAAACGGACAAGATGCTTTCTTTGCAAAATATAATGCTGATGGACAAATCCAATGGATTAAACAGCTGGGTGGAACATATACACAAACCGCAGGAAGTATTGTTTTTAGTAACGATAAAAATTATATTTACTTATCTTTGTTAAACAATGGAACTTTCTCATTTGAAGGAACAGACATTCCTACTATTGGTGGATTTGACATTATAATTGTTCAATTCGACATTGCAGGTAATTACCAATGGGCATTTAATGCTGCTTATGGTGCAAGCAACCAAACAAACGGTGCTTTAGCAATTGACAACTCAGAAAATATCATTTTAGCTGGTGGTTTTTTAAATGATGTTACTTTTTTAGGAGGATTTTCATTAACATCTCCATCTGCATCAAATCAAAAATTTATAGCAAAATTCGATAGCTGGGGAAATCTTTATTGGGCAAATAAAATTGACGACGATAATACAAATACTACCATTAAATCAATAAGTACTGATGCTAATGGCTATTATTTCAGTGGACAATTTGCTGGAAATTTTTATTTACCTACCGGCACTTTAACTTCGAATTCAACTTACAGAGAAGGTTTTATTTATAAAACAGACATGGATGGAAATGGTATATGGGCAAGAAAAATTTCTGCAATTAACAATGATTTATATATAAATAAACATATTACTGATAATTCCGGCAATCATTATTTAGCAGGATATTATAACGGAGTTAGATTAAAAATTGATTCTACATCTACTGACACATCAAAAATAACTTACTTAAATACCACTTCCGGAACTTCAGATTTAATTGTTTTAAAATATAATGCTGACGGAAATTTGCAATGGACTAAGGCAATTGGGTCAATAAAAAACGAAAAAGCAATAAATCTTGATATCTCTAACAATAAGCTTATAATCACTGGTTCTTATGAGGGCAGTGTGAATTTTGGAATCTATAACTTAACCAATTCTGGTGGTAGTGATGCATTTATTGCTGAGAGTGATCTAGATGGAGCTTTTTCAAATGCCATCAAGGCTTCCGGCACTTCAAATGATATAGGGCAAACTTCAGTCTATAGTTCTACCGGTAGAAACTTTATCGCTATCGGAGACTTTGTTTCTCCTATTTTGACAATTGGTACCAATCAGCTTACAAATTCTCTAACTGGAATAAGAGATGCATATGTGGCAAAATTTGGTTGTTTTGATAGCCTACACTTATCTTCAACATTAATTTGTGTTGATTCCGAAGGTTTGCCAATTGCAAATGACGGTACAGCAACTGCCACACCATCCAACGGCTCTGAACCATATACCTATCTTTGGTCAAATAATGAAACTACACCTACAATAACCGGACTAGCAGCAGGCACATATACTGTAACTGTAAACGGTGCAAATAGTTGCACTGCCATAAGTTCAGTTAATGTTTCACTTAGCACAGGCTTAGCCTTAACAATGAATCAAAACAATATTACTTGTAGTGGAGGAAATGATGGCTATGCCTCAATATCTGTTTCAGGGGGAAACGCTCCATATACATATATTTGGTCGAACAGCGAAACAACATCAGATATTTACAATTTGTTACCTGGCTCATACAGCGTAACAGTAACTGACCAATGTGGAATTACAGCAGTAGATAATGCCTTAATTAGTCAACCAGATCCATTAAATGTTACTATTTCTTTTACAAATTTATCTTGTTACGGGCATGGTGACGATGGAACAGCTACAGCTATTGCAACTTTTGGTAACGAACCATATACGTATTTATGGTCAAACGATTCAACAAATGCATCTGTTACCGGGTTAGTTGCAGGAACTTATTTTGTAAGTGTTACAGATAAGTGCGGTGAAACCGTTGTTAAAGAAGTAACTATAACAACACCACCTGCTTTAATAACAGATATTACAAACAGAGTAAACGTTACATGCTTTGGTTTATGTAATGGATCAGCAACTGCAAATGTAACATCTGGTACAAGCCCATTTTCATATACATGGTCAACTACACCAGCTCAAACTGATGTAAATGCAATTAATCTTTGCGTTGGTAATTATTCTGTTTCTGTTACCGATGCAGCTGGTTGTACTTCTGTTTCCAATTTCTCCATCTCTGAGCCTGCAATATTATCAGGCACAATGGGACAAACAAATGCAAGTTGTTACGGATCATGTAATGGCTCTGCCTGGATTACTCCATCCGGCGGAACAGCACCTATTAGCTATTTATGGAACGATGCCCAAACAAATGACACAATATACTCTTTATGTGCAGGAAAATATAAAGTTACAATAACAGACATTAATAATTGTGTATATAACGATTCTGTTGATGTTATACAACCATTTACTTTAGCAGCAAACATTAGTCAAACAAACGTTAGTTGTTATGGTAGCTGCAATGGTACCGCAACTTCTGCGCCAACAGGAGGTGATGCTAATTATAATTATTTATGGTCTACAATACCAGCTAATACTACTAATTCAATTTCTTCCCTTTGTGAAGGCAAATATTATTTAACCGTTTCAGATGCTTATGGATGTAGTGTTATTGATTCAGTAACAATTACACAACCAGAAGTATTAACTTCAATAACATCTTTCACACCAATTAGTTGTTTTGGTGGTAATGATGGAACAGCTTCTGCAACCCCAACAGGAGGAACTCCATCTTATTCTTATTTATGGTCGGATAATCAGACAACAGCAACTGCCACAAATTTGATTGCAGGTGTATTTTCAGTTACTGTTACAGACTTAAACAACTGCACAACAACAAATTTCGTTACTATTACAGAGCCGACTGTATTGTCTGTATTAACATCGTTCACACAAATCAGTTGTTTTGGTGGTAATGATGGAACAGCTACTGCAACTCCAGCAGGTGGGACACCTCCATATACCTATTTATGGTCAGATAATCAAACAACAGCAACTGCCACAAATTTAGTAGCCGGAGTATTTTCAGTTACTATTACTGATTTAAACAATTGCACAGCAACTAACTCTGTTACTATTACAGAACCATCAGCATTAACAGTATTAACATCGTTCACACAAATAAGCTGTTTTGGTAGAAATGATGGAACAGCTACTGCAACTCCAGCAGGTGGAACTCCATCTTATTCTTATCTATGGTCAGATAATCAAACCACCGCTACAGCAATAAATTTAGTAGCCGGTAATTATTCTGTTACTATTACTGATGGATGTAGTAATACAACAACTAGTTACATAACAGTAACTGAGCCCTCAATTATGCTTGCAACACCTTCACAGATTGAACCATCAATTAATTCGTGTGATGGAACAGCTACTATTTCCACTACGGGTGGAACAAGCCCTTACACTTATTACTGGAACACTTCACCGGTACAAACAACTAGTACAGCTACTAATATTTGTGGTGGAATTTGCTCTGTTACGATTACTGACAATAATAGCTGTACAACTACTCAAGAATATGCTTTTAAGAAAGCCATTAATCTTTCTGTTTTTGGAACACCTACTGCAAACACAGCTACACTAATTTGGGATGGAAGTAACGCAACAAATTATCAATTACAATTTTACATAGAAGGGACTACAGAATATAATATACAAACAATTACAAGCAGCCCCTATACACTAAATTCTTTGCAACCAAACACAGCCTATTGCTGCAGAATTAGGACAAATATCGACGGAAATTATTCCAATTATTCACCTATAGTTCATTTCACTACTGCTAGTGGATCTTCAATTCTTGCAACTAATTTAGCTATACAAGGAACACCTACTGCAACTACTGCAAATTTGACATGGTCAGGAAGTGGAGCTGATTCTTACCAAATACAATATTATATTGATGGAACAACAAATTATCTTTTTCAAAGTTCAACAAATTCACCGTACACTTTAACCAATTTAATACCAAACACAATCTATAATTGCAGAATAAGAACATATTCAGGAGGTACATACTCTAACTATTCTTCTGCAATCTCTTTTACAACTGCAGATGGTTCATATATTGCAACAAACTTAAATGTTTCGGGAACACCAACCGCGAATTCTGCAACCTTAATCTGGGATGGTAGCGGAGCCGATTACTATCAAATACAATACTATATAGATGGAACTACAAATTATTTATCTCAAAACTCCACTTCTTCACCATTAATAATTAATGCGTTACAACCAAACACTACATATAATTGCAGAATTAGAACTTATTTTGGAGGTACTTATACCTCTTATTCATCCATAGTTAGTTTTACTACAGCTGATGGAAGTTCAATACTTGCTACAAACCTTGCTGTTTCTGGAACACCTTCAGCAAATGCTGCAACATTAATCTGGAATGGTAGCGGAGCCGATTCATACCAAATACAATACTATATAAATGGGACAACAAATTACCTGACTCAAACTGCAACAAATTCCCCAACTACTCTTAATTCTTTACAACCAAACACATCTTATAATTGCAGGATTAGAACATTTTCAGGTGGTGTCTACTCCAATTACTCTTCTGTCGTTTCTTTTACTACTGCCAATGGTACTTCAATATTAGCAACAAACTTATCTGTAGTAGGATCACCTACTACAACAACATGTACACTTAGCTGGGACGGCAGTGGAGCCACCTCATATCAAATTATATACTATAAAGCCGGAACAACAATTTATAAATTTAAAAGTAGTACATCTAGTCCAGCTACATTAACTGCACTTGAGGCCAATACCACTTATAATTGTAGGATAAGAACATATTCTGGCGGAACTTATTCAAATTACTCTCCAATTCTAAGCTTTACAACTGCTAGTACTGCTAAATCTTATACAGAATTAACAGAATCAACTATGACATTATTTGATATTAATACTTACCCGAACCCTGCTACTGATGTTATAAATTTAGATTTCAATTCAGAAAAAGAGGGACTTATTAACTTGTCAATTTATAATATTAATGGAATGCTCTGTGAAACAACAATTATTGAAAACTCAGTTGGACAAAATCATTTTTTATTTAAAATTAATAATCTTTCATCCGGAATATATTTCATGATTTTAAGTAAAAATGATTTTTCCTATAAGACAAAATTAATTGTTCAATAA
- a CDS encoding fibronectin type III domain-containing protein, with translation MKQLFSFIALIIALNFSLNGANFKDQPTTIKQPDGTVINCLNSGDEFFNYIHDEYGYTIIQGQDGWYYYAVKDNYEQIIPSTYKVGTINPDNVNLQKFVKLTKNQYQEKVNRYFAPLKDNSKGGTYNIGKAPSSGTFNNLVVYIRFADDPAFSNNRQTYIDLFTGTGGATYSVQEYFTSVSYNQMLVNATHFPDCAPTTNISFQDAHNRGYFQPYNATTNTIGYQDDTEARLREHQLLVDAVNFTKTEIEATLPANEIDLDSDGYVDNMSFIIYGDNDAWSDLLWAHRWALYTYNVSINGKRVWDYTFQPETQCTARTTCHELFHCMGSPDLYHYTDNGVDPCWYWDLMEYGSGSMTAYMKEQIGGWITIPSISTSGSYSLSPLAGSTNNAYKIALPNSTTEFLILEFRKKTGPVEAKLTASADEGLLIYRINTNVTIDDGNRNGPPDMLWVYRPNGDTNNNGTPGDATFSSTQGRTSFSDVSNPALLLSDDATWGGISITNIGAVGSTISFNVTFPSSGYNVTFNVTDGTNPVSGANVTFNSTSQLTNASGITTFTSVSAGNNLAYSVAKTGYTTSNGTVNVINTDVTKNVVLASQTATNLAVQGTPTANTATLIWSGSGATNYQIQYYIQGTTNYFFQTANSSPYTLQALEPNSIYCCRIRTNLSGTYTSYSSIVTFTTSNGSSILATNLAVQGTPTANAATLTWTGSGATSYQIQYYINGSTNYYLQTAISSPFTLNALEPNTIYNCRIRTYSGGIYSSYSPILSFTTANGTSILASNLAVQGTPTANAATLTWNGSGATSYQIQYYINGTTNYNIQTVASSPFTLNALEPNTTYNCRIRTYSGGTYTSYSPIISFTTANGTSILATNLSVQGTPTTTTCSLTWNGNGANSYQIIYYKTGTTNYNIRNFTSSPALLTSLLPNTNYECRIRTYSGGTYTSYSPTLTFSTAASFKNDVTNEPLLNYSPITEAIIYPNPATSFYNLDFSSETNGQINFSIFNIDGKLCETKVIEHQKGINHFVFETPKLSSGLYFIILNKNDFNFQLKLIVK, from the coding sequence ATGAAACAACTTTTTAGCTTTATCGCACTGATAATTGCCTTGAACTTTTCTTTAAATGGAGCTAATTTTAAAGATCAACCTACAACTATTAAGCAACCTGACGGTACAGTTATTAACTGCCTGAATTCGGGCGATGAGTTTTTTAACTATATTCATGATGAGTATGGTTACACTATTATTCAAGGTCAGGATGGATGGTATTATTATGCCGTAAAAGACAATTATGAACAAATAATTCCATCAACTTATAAAGTAGGTACAATTAACCCTGATAATGTAAATCTTCAGAAGTTTGTAAAACTAACTAAAAATCAATATCAGGAAAAGGTAAATCGATATTTTGCACCACTTAAAGACAATTCAAAAGGTGGTACCTATAATATAGGAAAAGCACCATCGTCAGGAACTTTTAATAATCTTGTAGTATATATTCGATTTGCAGACGATCCAGCGTTTTCAAATAATCGTCAAACCTATATTGATCTTTTCACAGGAACCGGAGGAGCAACTTATAGTGTTCAGGAATATTTTACTTCAGTATCATATAATCAAATGCTAGTTAATGCAACTCATTTTCCTGATTGTGCACCTACTACAAACATTTCATTTCAGGATGCACATAACAGAGGGTATTTTCAACCATACAATGCAACCACTAACACGATAGGATATCAGGATGACACAGAAGCAAGATTAAGAGAACATCAGTTGCTTGTTGATGCAGTAAATTTTACAAAAACAGAAATTGAAGCTACATTACCTGCAAATGAAATTGATCTGGATTCTGATGGGTATGTAGATAATATGTCATTTATTATATACGGAGATAATGATGCCTGGAGTGATTTATTATGGGCTCACCGTTGGGCATTATATACATATAATGTTAGCATTAATGGAAAAAGAGTCTGGGATTATACTTTTCAACCGGAAACACAATGTACAGCAAGAACTACATGTCATGAACTATTTCATTGCATGGGGTCACCCGATTTATATCATTATACCGATAATGGAGTTGATCCTTGCTGGTACTGGGATTTAATGGAATATGGTTCAGGCTCTATGACTGCATATATGAAGGAACAGATAGGAGGATGGATTACAATTCCTTCAATTTCTACTAGTGGATCTTATAGTTTAAGCCCATTAGCAGGTTCGACAAATAATGCTTATAAGATTGCACTTCCTAATTCAACTACAGAATTTCTTATCCTTGAATTCAGAAAAAAAACCGGACCTGTTGAAGCAAAATTAACAGCTTCGGCCGACGAAGGTTTGCTTATTTACAGAATTAACACTAATGTAACTATTGACGATGGCAACCGCAATGGACCACCAGATATGCTGTGGGTTTACAGACCCAATGGTGATACCAATAATAATGGAACACCAGGCGATGCAACTTTCAGTTCTACACAAGGACGAACCTCTTTTTCTGATGTTTCAAATCCTGCATTACTACTTTCTGATGATGCAACCTGGGGTGGAATATCCATTACGAATATAGGTGCAGTTGGATCTACCATTTCTTTTAATGTTACCTTTCCATCATCTGGGTATAATGTTACTTTTAATGTAACTGATGGAACAAATCCTGTTTCTGGAGCTAATGTAACATTTAACAGTACTTCACAGTTAACTAATGCTTCAGGCATAACTACTTTTACAAGTGTTTCTGCTGGTAATAATTTAGCATATTCTGTAGCAAAAACAGGTTATACAACTTCAAATGGTACTGTTAATGTTATAAATACTGATGTTACCAAAAATGTTGTACTAGCAAGTCAAACTGCAACTAATCTTGCAGTACAAGGTACTCCAACTGCAAATACAGCAACTTTAATCTGGTCTGGAAGTGGTGCAACAAACTACCAGATACAGTATTATATACAAGGTACCACAAATTACTTCTTTCAAACTGCTAACTCCAGTCCATACACTTTACAAGCTCTAGAACCAAATTCAATATATTGTTGTAGAATAAGAACAAATTTAAGTGGTACTTATACTTCATATTCTTCAATTGTAACATTTACTACTTCAAACGGATCTTCAATTTTAGCAACTAATTTAGCTGTACAGGGCACTCCTACTGCTAATGCGGCAACTTTAACTTGGACTGGAAGTGGAGCAACTTCTTATCAGATTCAATACTACATTAATGGAAGTACAAATTATTATTTACAAACAGCAATAAGTTCGCCATTTACACTAAATGCCTTAGAACCAAACACAATATACAACTGTAGAATAAGAACATATTCTGGCGGAATATATTCATCTTATTCTCCAATCTTAAGTTTTACAACTGCAAATGGAACTTCAATTCTTGCAAGTAATCTTGCAGTTCAAGGAACTCCAACTGCAAATGCTGCAACATTAACCTGGAATGGAAGTGGAGCTACCTCATATCAAATACAGTATTATATAAACGGAACAACAAATTATAATATTCAGACTGTGGCAAGTTCACCATTTACACTCAATGCTTTAGAACCTAATACCACTTATAATTGCAGAATAAGAACATATTCAGGTGGTACTTATACATCATATTCTCCTATTATTAGTTTTACAACTGCAAATGGTACCTCTATTTTAGCAACAAATCTATCTGTACAGGGAACACCAACAACAACTACCTGTTCACTAACATGGAATGGGAATGGCGCAAACTCTTATCAAATTATCTACTATAAAACTGGTACAACAAATTATAATATTCGCAATTTCACTAGTAGTCCGGCATTACTTACCTCGCTTTTGCCTAATACAAATTATGAATGTAGAATCAGAACGTATTCCGGTGGAACTTATACATCTTACTCGCCAACTTTAACATTTTCAACTGCAGCTTCTTTTAAAAATGACGTAACAAATGAACCATTATTAAATTACTCCCCTATTACCGAAGCTATTATTTATCCTAATCCTGCAACTAGTTTTTATAACTTAGACTTTAGCTCTGAAACAAATGGACAAATAAATTTCTCAATATTTAATATTGATGGTAAGTTATGTGAAACTAAGGTAATAGAACATCAAAAAGGAATTAATCATTTTGTTTTTGAAACCCCAAAACTTTCATCCGGATTATACTTTATTATTTTAAATAAAAATGACTTTAATTTTCAGCTAAAGTTAATTGTTAAATAA